From Candidatus Zixiibacteriota bacterium, the proteins below share one genomic window:
- the xseB gene encoding exodeoxyribonuclease VII small subunit has protein sequence MAATKPRTFEDQFARLEQIVAMLEGDDVALEAALALYAEGMELVRDCSKTLGAAEKKIEKITASLEKIAERESDDDDFQDGDADDTDNDDDA, from the coding sequence ATGGCCGCAACGAAACCCAGAACTTTCGAAGATCAATTCGCGCGATTAGAACAGATCGTCGCGATGCTCGAGGGCGATGATGTCGCGCTCGAAGCGGCGCTGGCGTTGTATGCCGAGGGAATGGAGCTGGTTCGCGACTGTTCCAAAACGCTCGGCGCGGCTGAAAAGAAAATCGAGAAGATCACCGCGTCACTGGAGAAGATCGCCGAACGCGAGTCGGACGACGATGACTTCCAAGACGGCGATGCCGATG